ATCACGCATTACCGGGGTAGCGCCAGAAACCACCGATTTCGGCTCGATCAGTTCAGTCGGGCTGTAGGTCGCGCCGCAGACTTCGCAGTTATCGCCGTATTGATCCGGGGATTTACATTTCGGGCAGGTGCCTTTTACAAAACGGTCCGGCAGGAACATGCCTTTTTCCGGATCGTACAGTTGAGAGATGGTGCGGTTTTTAATAAAACCGTTTTCCTTCAGGCGAGTATAGATAAGTTCTGACAACTGTCGGTTCTCTTCACTGTGCGTCGAGTGATAGTTGTCATAGCTGATGTTAAAGCCTGCGAAATCAGTCTGATGCTCCTGACTCATTTCGCCAATCATCTGCTCCGGAGTGATACCAAGCTGCTGAGCTTTCAGCATGATTGGTGTACCGTGGGCATCGTCGGCGCAGATGAAGTTGACCTCGTGGCCGCGCATTCGCTGGTAACGGACCCAGACATCAGCCTGGATGTGCTCCAGCATATGGCCGAGGTGGATTGAGCCGTTAGCGTACGGCAGTGCGCACGTCACCAGAATTTTCTTCGCGACTTGAGTCATAGTAGGCATTACTTCTTAATAGTGAAAAGGGGTTAGATAGTACCAAATGGGAAAATGTTAAGTAAGTACTTCTCTATATTCTTCAGGTAAACTATCAGCTGATGGTTTATCTATACAAAAAAGGAGTCGGGATGAACGAACAATCCCAGGCCAAATCACCAGAAGCCTTGCGCGCAATGGTCGCCGGGACACTGGCCAATTTTCAGCACCCAACCCTGAAGCATAACCTCACCACGCTGAAAGCGTTGCACCATGTCGCCTGGATGGACGACACGTTGCATGTGGAACTGGTTATGCCATTCGTCTGGCATAGCGCGTTCGAAGAGTTAAAAGAGCAATGTAGCGCCGAACTGCTGCGCATCACCGGGGCGAAAGCTATCGACTGGAAACTGTCTCACAATATCGCCACCTTAAAACGCGTGAAGAATCAGCCGGGAATTAACGGCGTGAAGAACATTATTGCTGTCAGCTCCGGTAAAGGCGGCGTGGGTAAATCCTCCACGGCGGTAAATCTGGCGCTGGCACTGGCGGCGGAAGGGGCGAAAGTCGGCATTCTGGACGCCGATATCTACGGCCCATCAATACCCACCATGCTGGGCGCAGAAAATCAGCGTCCAACTTCGCCGGACGGTACCCATATGGCACCGATTATGTCTCATGGACTGGCAACCAATTCAATTGGTTATCTGGTTACTGACGACAATGCGATGGTGTGGCGTGGTCCGATGGCGAGCAAGGCGTTAATGCAGATGTTGCAGGAAACCTTGTGGCCGGATCTCGACTATCTGGTGCTTGATATGCCGCCAGGCACCGGTGACATTCAATTGACACTGGCACAAAACATTCCAGTAACTGGCGCGGTAGTGGTCACCACCCCGCAGGACATTGCGTTGATCGATGCGAAAAAAGGCATTGTGATGTTCGAGAAAGTCGAGGTTCCGGTGCTCGGTATTGTCGAGAACATGAGTGTGCATATTTGCAGTAACTGTGGTCACCATGAACCGATTTTCGGTACCGGTGGTGCAGAGAAACTGGCCGAGAAATACCACACGCAGTTGCTGGGGCAGATGCCGTTACACATTTCCTTACGTGAAGATCTCGATAAAGGCACGCCAACAGTTATCAGCCGTCCGGAGAGCGAATTTACTGCTATCTACCGCCAGCTGGCTGACCGCGTTGCAGCCCAGCTTTATTGGCAGGGAGAAGTCATTCCTGGCGAGATTTCCTTCCGCGCGGTCTGACGCGTATTAACCTTTTTGGTTGTTTTTCGTACACCGCAGAGATGTTACATTGATGCGGTGTATTTGTTTTTGCCGCATTAATGAACACTTATTTAATGCTGCGAATATTCTGCGGACCTTCGTCCGAAACTCTATAAAGTCGATTGATCGTACAGGCAATGCTTCATTATCATCCTTCGTGGCTGTGTAGTGGATGTACAGCTATAGTTTGTTATGCACTCATTCTATCCAGGCATAACCTTTACTACAGGGATAACGTTCAATGAATAAGTACTGGCTGTCAGGAATTATTTTTCTTGCCTATAGAATGGCTTCTCCCGCGTTCTCTTCACAGACTGCCACATTAACGATTAATGGCAGGATCAGTCCCCCAACATGCAGTATGGCTATGGTTAATGGTCAACCTCAACAGCATTGTGGTCAGTTAACGTATGATGTTGATACCCGTCATCAGGTTTCTTCGCCAGTCAAAGGTGTGACGACAGAAGTGGTTGTTGCAGGTAGCGATAGCAAACGTCGAATC
The nucleotide sequence above comes from Escherichia coli. Encoded proteins:
- the apbC gene encoding iron-sulfur cluster carrier protein ApbC translates to MNEQSQAKSPEALRAMVAGTLANFQHPTLKHNLTTLKALHHVAWMDDTLHVELVMPFVWHSAFEELKEQCSAELLRITGAKAIDWKLSHNIATLKRVKNQPGINGVKNIIAVSSGKGGVGKSSTAVNLALALAAEGAKVGILDADIYGPSIPTMLGAENQRPTSPDGTHMAPIMSHGLATNSIGYLVTDDNAMVWRGPMASKALMQMLQETLWPDLDYLVLDMPPGTGDIQLTLAQNIPVTGAVVVTTPQDIALIDAKKGIVMFEKVEVPVLGIVENMSVHICSNCGHHEPIFGTGGAEKLAEKYHTQLLGQMPLHISLREDLDKGTPTVISRPESEFTAIYRQLADRVAAQLYWQGEVIPGEISFRAV
- the yehE gene encoding YehE family protein, translated to MNKYWLSGIIFLAYRMASPAFSSQTATLTINGRISPPTCSMAMVNGQPQQHCGQLTYDVDTRHQVSSPVKGVTTEVVVAGSDSKRRIVLNRYD